GCCCAAGTCATACAAGCAGGCAGTGACAGGCCTGGATCAATGCCAGGTTGCCTATCTGCAAAGGGCATGTATTTACAGAGGAATCTTTACCCTGCACCAGCTGGCCTGCTTCTGCCTAACCCTGGGGATCTGAGAGCCTCTGTGCCTCTCCACCCAACTGATTCTAAAAGCCAGCAGTCTGGCACCAAAGGCATCCAAGGGGCAGCTCAGCCTGCCCAGAAACCCCTGACTAATTAGTAATCCATCAGGGTAGGCAGTAAAAGCCtctgactaaaaaaaaaaattctagtggattttaaatgataaattctaaGCATTTTACCAGGCTCTCTGAGTTTGGGATGACAATTCTACATAGTTAGGGAGTTTGCAgtgaagtattttttgtttttttctgttttaaagaataaataaatgtcttctttccTCATGCCTGCCCTATGTCTTTCCTATACCACAAGCTCCTCAAGGGTGGAACCTACATTCTGTGGCCCTAACAGCACTGAGATAGGGAGAGAGGGCACTCCAGAATGCCCAGTGTTGCCCTGTCATTTTTTCTAAGGCCAGTGGGCTGGGCCCTCTGTCTTCTTATCCTATAATGGCCTCAAGATCTTTTCCAAGACCTAAAATGACCTTCCCTCTATATTCTAGAAGACCTAGGGGACCATAGCTACAAGATCTTGATAAAGTTTCCCAAACTTCTGTCACTTACCCACTTTCTGTGTTAACCCCTACTGGGATGCCTAGAACTTTAAAACCAAAGGTCTATAGGCTTGTTTAAGGGACAGTGAGCCTGGGACCTCCGCTGTGACTACAGCTGGAGAGAGGTAACAGAGACTCAGAGTGAACAGCAGACTGTTCCAGACGGGGCCAGTAGGAGTGGCCTGGGCcataaggaggaaaagaaaatagcCAAGAGGAGTCAGGCTCACCCAAGGGAATAGTGCAAAGGCCTGTGTGGCTACCTCCTCCTTTCCTTGAAAGGGCAGCTGATGGCTTCCCACAGCTCTGCTGCAGCTAGGTTCAATTTGGGTAGGAAGAGAAGATGTTTCACTTCCCAGAAACAGGAGGCATCCAGGAAGTACCTCTTTGTGATAAGGGCAactcagggccaggctgggggaacAAGGATCCCAGGAAGGAAAGTGATCTGCCCTTGGTGATCAAGGGCCACAGTCAGACGGCCTGTGTCCTGGGAGGTGAGGCAAGGTTCTTTCCTGTGTGGCAACCAGGTCATAGAATTTCATTTAAACAGCTATCAGAGGCTAAAACTGAACACCCATACAGCTCAAATATTTGTCTTAGTTGTCCCATGTCTTAATGTGTAAATCTGGATGTTACATATTTCAGACGAAAATCCAGATTTTTGGCTTCCTTTTGAAAATGCAGATTATCTGGCAATACTGAGCCCACGTTGCTGTCTGGCAACAACTGAGTAGAGTTAAGTAGTAGCCATCCTCTTAGAAGGGGCACAAACTCTCCAGTTCACTGCAGCACCTACGGCTGCCCACCACCTTACACCTGATCACCTGTAACATCTGACATCAATCTTAGTTCTAGGGGACAATCCCTTGCCTTTAGGCAGTTACAGTTATGCCCAATTTAAAGACATGCAACTGAAGCCACAACGGCTCAacaacttgctcaaggccacatgGTTATAGACATAATGGCCAAGGAAGAATCCAGGTGCCCTGCCACTGGGACAGTGCTCCTTCCACTATTCCTGGGGAGACTTCTGACTAAACAGAACCTGTAACACAGATTTTGTGTTCCTGGATTCGGCTTCTAAATCTAACTCTGCCATGACCAAATCACATCACTTGGCAAGGACTCTGATTTCTTAGGGCCTCAGAATCCTCATCGAGAATGTAAGAAGAATGgactctcttctcttctctgccatCCTACGTGAGGATGAATTTGCTCCTCGCCATGACTTCTCACAAGACTTTCAGGATCAAGCAATTCCTGgccaagaaacaaaagcagactTGTCCCATTCCCCAATGGATTCGAATGAAAACTGGTAACAATATCAGGTACAATTCCAAGAGAAGACATTGGAGAAAAACCAAGCTGGGTCTATAAGGAGCCCTGCATATGAGGTGGCACACATATTTATGCTGTGTCAAGGTACTTGGATCCTACCATATCACTCTGAAAACATCATTACTATCTGAATGGCTGGATGTGTTTAAttgggaaaatgatttttctctttgtgtcagTGTTTCTGCACTAGTGCTCTGGTTTAGTATTAAATATGTGAGacttttgttggaaaaaaaaaaaagaacataagaaGAATGGATCAGGGcaggaggctatagctcagtggtaaaagcgcgtgcttagcatgcacgaggtcctgggttcaatctccagtacttccattaaaaaattaataaataaacctaattacctacccccccccaaaaccacaaatttttaaaaaggaacaacagcaacaaaccccacttccaaaaaaaagaatggcttCATTCCAAGATCTTCCTCCAGCTCTAACAATATATGAACCTATATAGttataacacttttttttaaagactcaaatTGAGTTTTCTAGACATTAAAATTATTGGATGGGATTAACAGCAGATTGACATTGCAGAAGAAAAGCCTTGTAAACTTGAAGACAGGGCAGTAGAAACTACCCAAAATGAAAcatagtaaaaaataatttttaaaatgagaagagcATCAATGTGCTGTGAGATAACTGCAAGCAGCCTATGTAAGTGTAACTGAAGTCCTCAAAGGAGAGGACAAATGAACAGTTCACGAATTAATGGCCAAAATTTTTCCAATTTGCTAAAACGCAAAAccccacagatccaagaagttcAACAAACCCTGAGCattagaaacatgaagaaaactatacCAAAGCACACTATTGTAAAATTGCTCAAAACCAGtgataaaatcataaaaacagacaaaggaaaaaaaaatacacatgacataCAAAGCAACAAAGAGAAGAATGACAGAGATTTCACATAAGAAACAACGCTAGTAAGAAGACGGTAGAGCACTATTTTTTAAGtaccaaaaagaaataaaccctgtcaacctagaattctaaaCACagtgaaatcttttaaaaacaaaggcaaaataaagattttgTCAGGCAAGGAATAGGTGAAAGAATTCAACACTAGCAGATCCAtacaacatattttaaagaaagtccTTTAGGCAGAAGGAAATGATACCAAATGGATATAGCTCTACACAGAGGTATGATGAACACCACGAAGGATAAATACTTGGCTAAACATATAagactttttaattatttcaacctcttttaaaaaaaatgtactgtTGGGTTTATAACATATGTAAAAGCAAACATATGACAAAAAAAGCACGTATGCCAGGAGAAGAGAAATGAgagtgtaaatatttatatacctaataacagagttttaaaatacaagaaGCAAAAATGTATAGAACTGCAAGGATAAACAGACAAATCTACAATTACAGTCAGATTTCAATACCCTTATCAATATAACTGATAGAATGAGCAGACAGAGAATCGTCAGTAAGGATACTGAAGCCTTGAACAGCACAAAATCAACAAACTTGTCctgacatttataaaacactcCACTACCAACAGAATACTCATTCTGTTCATGTGTATACGAACATTTACCAAGATGGACCATATTTTGAGCCATAATACTagtcttaataaattttaaaaggcttcCAGTCATACCAAGTGTGTTGTCTgaccacaataaaattaaatgatacatCATAAACAGAAGATCTCtggaaaatttccaaatatttggaaactaaataacaTATTGCTAAATAACCCATagatcaaaaaagaaatacaatgagAAATTACAAAATCTTTagaactgaatgaaatgaaaacacatatcAAGATTTCTGAGAAAGCAGCACTTAGGGGAAATTTTATAGCACTAAAtgcctatattagaaaagaagaaaaacctcaaatcaGTGTCCTCAGTTTCTACCCtaagaaactagaagaaaaaatgaaacccaaagtaagcagaagaaaggcaATGAAgatcaaagtgaaaataaataaaacagaatatagaGAGATGTAaactagacttactgtagtgATCATTTATTGGATCACCACTTATTGTAAtgatcatacacacacacacacacacataacaatgttatatgccaattatatctcaacaaattttttaaataagtaaaaaataaaacagaaaacaaataacagaagtcaatgaaataaaaatctggtTCTTTACGAAGAAAAATATTGAACTTCTAATATCAGGAATGATACATGTGACATCATTACAGATTCCACTGATacgaaaaggaaaagaagggaatattatgaacaacttcaTGCCAATAATTCTGACAACTTAGAATGACAAATACCTTGTACGACCCAAATTCACACTCCTTCTACTATACCAGGAATCACACTTTGTTCACACTTTGCCATGGAAGCACGAACAAAAATGATACAGCCCCAAGGCTGAAGAAGCTCACAAACCAGCAGACAGATGGACAAAGTGATATGATGAGAGATAAACACAGGGCACTGTGGGAGCCCAAAGGAGAAGAACCTAACTTTTGGAGTTATCACACGTTTTGAAGAATGATAAGAGAGAGTTAAGAGGGATACATCCCAGTcaggaggaacagagaggaaagagagaatgagGGAGGGAGCAAAGAAAGGTAAAAGCCCAAGAGAGAAATTCAACAACAGGCTTGTCTTATTAAGGAGCTGCTCTGGACTTCATGCCAGGGTTAGAGGGAAGACACTGAAAGATTCTAAGCAGGCCAAGAatgtgatcagatttgcatttgagAAAGATCTCTCTAGCTGCTGTGGGGAGAAAGGGCTGGCAACTACTACAATAATCCAAGGGGTTTGGGTTTAAGGGAGTGACCTAAGGCCGCAGCAGAGGGGCTGACCAGAAGAAAATGAACTTACACCTGGAGAGAAGGCTCCATGGGGCTGTATCACTTGTTTGaatgagcagaggaaggaaatggagaGGGAGTCAGGAACAACTTCCAGGCTCCTGGCAGAGGCAACCAGGTGATTGAGATGCTATTTCTCACAGAGACTAGTGACTCAGGGGAGAGATGAtgaagcaggaaggaaaaatCATTCTCACCAAGTCTTTCTGTGGAGTTGTGAACTTCAAAATTCAAATTAGTACCTGATATTTGAATTAATATTCTCTAAATCCATGAAGACAAAGAAGTTCATGGACTTCTGGGTGGATCAAATCtaaataacttctttaaaaactCTAAAGAGCACGGGATTCAAAAGTAACCTAATCACTGCCCTTTCTGCATATGTGTCAGGAGAATATACAggtatgtgtttttaatttacagaGACCATCTCTGGGCCTTTTAACTGGCTGCCTCATGGAGGGGCACTGAACAGCTGGGGCAGGAAAGGCACTTTTTAAATCATGTACCATTTACATGATTATCTAACCGAaacaaaaaagtaacaaataaaacTGCCAATTTCTTCCCCACCTGTAGCTATGAAAAGTCAGTTAtatttaaaacagcaaacatCTACTAAGAATAACTTAACTAAGCCCAGCACTGGAACTGTGGTCTGGTCCCACCAGGAAGTGAAGGCATTGACTGAGCTCCTCATCATACCCGCCAGGTCCCAGGATGGATG
Above is a window of Camelus dromedarius isolate mCamDro1 chromosome 18, mCamDro1.pat, whole genome shotgun sequence DNA encoding:
- the LOC105091913 gene encoding large ribosomal subunit protein eL39-like, with the translated sequence MTSHKTFRIKQFLAKKQKQTCPIPQWIRMKTGNNIRYNSKRRHWRKTKLGL